CTTATGTCAACTTTCATATTTTTAGCAATTTCACAAAGATGTAAGGCTGTATTTGTAGAACCACCTAAAGCCATATCAACTCTTAAAGCATTATAGAAGCCCTCTTTTGTCATTATATCTGAAGGTCTTAAATCTTTTTCTAAAACTTTCATAATTTGCATTCCTGAAAGTTTTGCTAAAAGTAATCTTTTTGAATATACAGCTGGTACTGTTCCATTTCCTGGTAAAGCCATTCCTAAAGCTTCTGTTAAACAATTCATTGTATTAGCTGTATACATTCCTGAACATGAACCACATGTTGGGCAAGCACTATTTTCAGATTCTATTAATTCCTCTTCTGATAAAATTCCTTTTTCATATTCTCCAATATATTCAAATAAATCACTTAATCCGATTTTTTTATTTCTAAATTTTCCAGCTAACATTGGTCCACCACTTACAAATATTGATGGAATATTTAATCTAGCTGCTGCCATTAACATTCCTGGAACTACCTTATCACAGCTTGGAATAAATACCATAGCATCAAAAGGCATTGCCATTCCTGTAGCTTCTATTGAATCAGCCACTATTTCTCTTGTAACTAAAGAATATTTCATTCCTTCATGATTCATAGCTAATCCATCACATACAGCTATTGTATTAAATTCCATTGGTAAACCACCAGCTGTCCTAATTCCAGCTTTAACAGCCTCTACTATTGTTTTTAAATGCATATGTCCTGGAACTATTTCATTAAAAGAACTAGCAATTCCTATTATTGGTTTTCTCGATTCCTCTTCTGTAATTCCTAAAGCTCTTAATAAAGATCTATGAGGAGCTCTTTTAGCTCCATATTTAACCTCATCACTTCTCATAAATTCTCTCCTTATTTTTCAATCCAAGACATTAATTTTCTAAGTTCTTTTCCTACTTTTTCTATATCATGTTCTCTAGATTCTTCTCTTTTCTTATTTAAAAATACTTGTCCAGCTTTAGAATCAGCTAGAAATTCATCAGCAAATTTTCCAGATTGAATATCTTTTAATACATCTTCCATAGCTTTTCTTGTATCCTCTGTAATAATTTTTGGTCCTGTTAAGAAATCTCCATATTCAGCTGTATTAGAGATTGAATGTCTCATTTTTGTGAAACCTCCTTCATAGATTAAATCTACTATTAGCTTCATTTCATGTAAACATTCAAAGTAAGCATTTACTGGGTCATATCCAGCTTTTGTTAAAACTTCAAATCCTGTTTGAATAAGAGCTGTTACTCCTCCACATAATACTGCTTGTTCTCCAAATAAATCAGTTTCAGTTTCTTGTTTAAATGTAGTTTCTAGGATTCCTGACCTTCCACCACCAATTCCACTAGCCCAAGCTAAAGCTACTTCTTTTGTATCTCCACTAGGGTCTTGTTTTACAGCTACTAAACAAGGAACTCCTCTTCCTTCTTGGAAAGTTCTTCTTACTAAATGTCCTGGTCCTTTAGGAGCTACCATAAATACATTTACATCTTCTGTTGGTTGAATTTTATTGAAGTGAATATTGAAACCATGTCCAAATCCTAAATATACCCCTTTTTTTAGATTTGGTTCAATCTCATTTTTATATGTATCAGCTTGAGTTTCGTCTGGAGTAAGAATCATTACTACATCAGCATCTTTTACAGATTCTCCAGTTTCTTTTACTGTAAATCCAGCTTCCTCAGCTACTGCCCAAGATTTCGAACCTTTTCTTAAACCGATTGTAACATCCATTCCATTCTCTTTTAAATTTAATGAGTGGGCATGTCCTTGTGAACCATATCCTACTACTGTTATTTTCTTTCCTACCAATTTATCTAAATTACAATCCACATCATAATATACTGTTGTTCCTAAAATATTTCCTGCCATCTTTATTCCTCCTAAATTTTTTTATTTTTATTATTTTAATTTTTTACTATTAACCAAGGTCTGTTTTCTTCCCAAATAACTTTTACTTTAACTTCATAAAGTTTAAATAAATTTTCTTCTGTTAAGACTTCTTCTTTTTTTCCTGTGACTAACATTTTTCCATCATTTCCTAAAATAGCTACATGAGTTATTTCTGGTATAAGTTCCTCTAATTGATGAGTAACATATATAATAGGTATCTCTTTTTCTTTTATTTTTTCACCAAGAGTTTTTAAATAATATTCTCTTGATTTTAAATCTAACCCCGAACAAGGTTCGTCTAAAATCAATAATTCTGGATTTGTCATAAAAGCTCTTGCTAATAATACTTTCCTTTGTTCCCCTTGAGATAAAACCTCATATTTTTTATCTTTTAAATGTTCTAAATTAAAATCCTTTAATAATTCCTTTCCTTTTTCTATATCATTTTGATTTATTTCATCATATATACCAATTGTATTGTATTTTCCTGATAATATAACTTTTTCAACTTTTTGATTATTCAAAGTTCCTGAAAAGATTTTTAAATTTGAACTTACAAAACCTAATTTTTTTCTTATTTTAGGCCAAGCATAATTCCCAAATTTATTTCCAAAAACCCAATAATCTCCTTTAGTAGGAAATGTATAAGCTGGTATCATGCTAAGAAGTGTTGATTTTCCTGTTCCATTAAGTCCCAGTAAAGCCCATACTTCTTTTTCTTTTATGACCCAATTTACCCCAGAGAGTATTTTTCTTCCCTCTCTTACAAAGGTTATATCTTTAAAATTTAATATCTCTTTTCTCTCCATAATTTCCCTCTTTAAAATTTTTATAAAAAAAAGAGATTCAATGTATTTCCATTGAATCTCTTAATCACTTCTAAATTATTTTTATTCTATCAATAAATCTATGCAAACCTACTTAAGCATAATTTCTTTGGTAGCACAAAAATATTATTAGTAGTTTTAAGTAAATCCAATGGATTTTTCTTAATTATTATACTAATAATTATTATTGATATTATGCTTATTATTATAGTATTTTGCATTAATGTCATTATAATTTTCTTCCTTTCATAATTTTTATTTGTGATAAGTTTACCAAAATTTTAATATAAAGTAAAATATAAAAAATATATTTATTTTATTATTTTTATATATTTATTTAGATATATGTATTTCACCTATTGAAAACATCTCTCTTTTTCCATCAATCTCTATTATCATTTCTCCACTATTATCTATTTCTTTAGCTACTCCACTTTTTTGATTTCCATTTCTTAAATCTATTTTTATAGCTTTATTTAATAAATAGTTTTTTCCATTTAAGTAATCTAAAATTTCATTCCAATTACCACTTAAATAATAATTTATATTTTCTTTAAAATCTTCTATAACTTTAAAAATAACTTCTTCAATATTATATTCTTTTTTAGTTATATCACTTAATGAACAACCTTTAGCTGCTACTTCTCCTGTTATTTTATTATTTAAGTTTATACCAATTCCTATAATAAAATCTTCTCTATTTTTTTCAACTAAAATTCCACTTATTTTTTTATCATTTACATAAATATCATTTGTCCATTTAAATTTAAAGTCTAAGTTTTCTTCTAATTTTTCAAAAGTTCTTAAAAGAGAATACCCTACAACTAATGGAAGTTTCATATATTGAGAAATATCTATATCTGATTTTTCTTTTAAAACAAAACTGAAATATGCTCCTCCTTCTTCTGACGTCCAAAGATTCCCTCTTCTTCCTCTTCCAGAATTTTGAGTAGTAGCAATAACAACTTCATATTCTTCCTTCTTAGGTAATTCTTTTAAAAAAGTATTTGTTGAATTTATCTCTTTAAATCTGTGTATTTTCATCTTTTTCCTCCAATAAAAATCTCCAAATTCCATCTCTTCTTCTCCATTCACCTTTACATCCACAAAGTTGAGCTCCTTGTTGAAAATGAAGCATTGCTATTCCCATATCTATCTTTTCATATCCAAAATTTTCTTTTGCTGAAATTGTAATTGTATCGTTCTCTATAATA
This genomic interval from Fusobacterium perfoetens ATCC 29250 contains the following:
- the ilvD gene encoding dihydroxy-acid dehydratase codes for the protein MRSDEVKYGAKRAPHRSLLRALGITEEESRKPIIGIASSFNEIVPGHMHLKTIVEAVKAGIRTAGGLPMEFNTIAVCDGLAMNHEGMKYSLVTREIVADSIEATGMAMPFDAMVFIPSCDKVVPGMLMAAARLNIPSIFVSGGPMLAGKFRNKKIGLSDLFEYIGEYEKGILSEEELIESENSACPTCGSCSGMYTANTMNCLTEALGMALPGNGTVPAVYSKRLLLAKLSGMQIMKVLEKDLRPSDIMTKEGFYNALRVDMALGGSTNTALHLCEIAKNMKVDISLDDFQKASQETPQLCKLSPSGKDFIEDLDEAGGILGVMKRLNELNLVNPTPTVSLKTQKELVEKAVVKDNNVIREITNPYNTTGGLTVLRGNIAKEGSIVKSAGVLKEMLVHSGPARVFNSEEEAVEAIYGNKIKSGDVVVIKYEGIKGGPGMREMLTPTSAIAGMRLDKEVALITDGRFSGATRGASIGHVSPEAALGGEIGIVEEGDIIDIDIPNGKLNVRLSDEEIEERKKKFKPMLKENNSICLKRFREM
- the ilvC gene encoding ketol-acid reductoisomerase; translated protein: MAGNILGTTVYYDVDCNLDKLVGKKITVVGYGSQGHAHSLNLKENGMDVTIGLRKGSKSWAVAEEAGFTVKETGESVKDADVVMILTPDETQADTYKNEIEPNLKKGVYLGFGHGFNIHFNKIQPTEDVNVFMVAPKGPGHLVRRTFQEGRGVPCLVAVKQDPSGDTKEVALAWASGIGGGRSGILETTFKQETETDLFGEQAVLCGGVTALIQTGFEVLTKAGYDPVNAYFECLHEMKLIVDLIYEGGFTKMRHSISNTAEYGDFLTGPKIITEDTRKAMEDVLKDIQSGKFADEFLADSKAGQVFLNKKREESREHDIEKVGKELRKLMSWIEK
- a CDS encoding ABC transporter ATP-binding protein, with amino-acid sequence MERKEILNFKDITFVREGRKILSGVNWVIKEKEVWALLGLNGTGKSTLLSMIPAYTFPTKGDYWVFGNKFGNYAWPKIRKKLGFVSSNLKIFSGTLNNQKVEKVILSGKYNTIGIYDEINQNDIEKGKELLKDFNLEHLKDKKYEVLSQGEQRKVLLARAFMTNPELLILDEPCSGLDLKSREYYLKTLGEKIKEKEIPIIYVTHQLEELIPEITHVAILGNDGKMLVTGKKEEVLTEENLFKLYEVKVKVIWEENRPWLIVKN
- a CDS encoding biotin--[acetyl-CoA-carboxylase] ligase — protein: MKIHRFKEINSTNTFLKELPKKEEYEVVIATTQNSGRGRRGNLWTSEEGGAYFSFVLKEKSDIDISQYMKLPLVVGYSLLRTFEKLEENLDFKFKWTNDIYVNDKKISGILVEKNREDFIIGIGINLNNKITGEVAAKGCSLSDITKKEYNIEEVIFKVIEDFKENINYYLSGNWNEILDYLNGKNYLLNKAIKIDLRNGNQKSGVAKEIDNSGEMIIEIDGKREMFSIGEIHISK